In Leucobacter insecticola, one DNA window encodes the following:
- a CDS encoding XRE family transcriptional regulator — MTILETDRPGSEVDSGADALTLGRQVRERRIALGMTLEQLAAAVDRAPSQLSAIENGKREPRLPLLRALAAALGVTVDELLLDEAPNERAALEIAVERAQRGTVFRSLGIQPIRVSKATSDDTLRAILGLHQEVERLHSERAATPEEARRANTELRTEMRAAGNYFADLERAAAELLRGAGYSGGPVSQQMISTVAEKLGFQLHYVSNVPHSTRSVIDRRNGRIYLSSNLPSRDARAPILRALASVVCGHEEPRNYGDFLRQRVEANYLAGAVLLPEEATVSVLQEAKKQRRISMEDLRDAFGVSYEMAAHRFTNLATEHLELPVHFMKAHESGTLIKAYQNDGVRFPSDALGNLEGAMVCRNWTARTIFAQPDRFNPWYQYTDMAEGGTYWCTSRVEKAKEGLYSVSVGVRFDDVKWFRGRETPHRSKSFCPDERCCRRASKELTLKWQAAAWPEAATPTSLLAALPTGTFPGVDSHEVYAFLEEQEQRS; from the coding sequence ATGACGATTCTTGAGACCGATCGCCCCGGCAGTGAAGTTGACAGTGGCGCTGATGCGTTGACACTGGGGCGCCAGGTTCGTGAGCGGCGCATCGCATTAGGGATGACGCTTGAGCAACTCGCTGCTGCGGTGGATCGCGCACCCTCGCAACTGTCAGCGATTGAGAACGGCAAACGTGAACCGCGCTTGCCCCTGCTGCGCGCGCTCGCCGCCGCGCTTGGAGTGACCGTCGATGAGCTTCTGCTCGACGAAGCACCCAACGAGCGTGCCGCGCTTGAGATCGCGGTGGAACGAGCGCAACGGGGTACGGTGTTTCGTTCTCTGGGGATCCAGCCCATCCGGGTGTCGAAAGCGACGAGCGATGACACGCTACGAGCGATCCTGGGCCTGCATCAGGAAGTTGAGCGCCTGCACAGCGAGCGGGCGGCGACCCCGGAAGAAGCGCGGCGGGCGAACACTGAACTGCGCACCGAGATGCGTGCGGCGGGCAACTACTTTGCGGATCTTGAGCGCGCAGCGGCCGAATTGTTGCGTGGCGCCGGGTATAGCGGCGGTCCGGTGTCGCAGCAGATGATCTCCACGGTCGCCGAGAAACTGGGCTTTCAGCTGCACTATGTTTCAAACGTTCCGCATTCGACGCGCTCCGTCATTGACCGTCGCAACGGACGCATTTACTTGAGCAGCAATCTGCCCTCCCGGGATGCGCGCGCGCCGATTCTGCGGGCACTCGCGAGTGTGGTCTGCGGACATGAGGAGCCGCGCAACTACGGCGACTTCTTGCGCCAGCGGGTCGAAGCGAACTATTTGGCCGGGGCCGTGTTGCTGCCCGAGGAAGCGACGGTCAGCGTGTTGCAGGAGGCTAAGAAGCAGCGCCGCATTTCAATGGAGGATCTGCGCGACGCCTTCGGGGTGTCCTATGAGATGGCGGCGCACCGCTTCACGAACCTCGCCACCGAACACCTCGAATTGCCGGTGCACTTTATGAAGGCGCACGAGTCGGGCACGCTCATCAAGGCCTACCAGAACGATGGTGTCAGGTTCCCGTCTGACGCGCTCGGAAACCTTGAGGGCGCGATGGTCTGTCGCAACTGGACGGCCCGAACGATTTTTGCGCAACCCGACAGGTTCAACCCCTGGTATCAGTACACCGATATGGCCGAGGGAGGCACGTATTGGTGCACCTCGAGAGTCGAGAAAGCGAAGGAAGGACTGTACTCGGTGAGTGTGGGCGTGCGCTTCGACGATGTGAAGTGGTTCAGAGGTCGGGAGACGCCCCACCGTTCCAAGTCCTTCTGCCCTGATGAGCGGTGTTGCCGCCGCGCTTCGAAGGAACTCACCCTGAAGTGGCAGGCAGCCGCGTGGCCTGAAGCCGCGACCCCCACGAGCCTCCTGGCGGCCCTTCCCACTGGCACGTTTCCGGGCGTCGACTCGCACGAGGTGTACGCGTTTTTGGAGGAACAAGAGCAGCGTTCGTAG
- the aceB gene encoding malate synthase A: MTTTQAAPQQTRSATTPASFSPRMEILGRPLERSGEILTPGALQFLTELHDRFASKRHERLADRQRRRYEIGNGRDPKFREDTRSIREDANWHVAGAGPGLEDRRVEITGPTDPKMTINAMNSGARVWLADQEDATSPTWQNVIGGQLSLFDAIRDQLSFTSPEGKEYRVTAERTPTIVMRPRGWHLVEKHLRFVDARGQAGAASGSLVDFGLYAFHNARELVERGRGPYFYIAKLESSEEAKLWDDIFTFTEQTLGLDHGTIRATVLIETLPAAFEMEEILYVMRDHIAGLNAGRWDYIFSIIKNYRGRGARFVLPDRSEVTMTVPFMRAYTELLVKTCHKRGAHAIGGMSAFIPNRRDPEVTARAEEKVRADKHREANDGFDGTWVAHPDLIPVAQAEFDAVLGDRPNQLERQRDDVHVTAADLLNVHIGRDITEAGVRDNVSIGLRYIEAWLRGLGAVAIDNLMEDAATAEISRSQIWQWIHQDQSTAEGTRITREWVAEVMQETLVSFERFEGDRYEDAAELFADVALGDDFPTFLTVPAYSRYLVDA; encoded by the coding sequence ATGACCACGACCCAGGCGGCACCGCAGCAGACGCGATCCGCCACCACCCCTGCATCCTTCAGCCCACGCATGGAGATACTCGGTCGTCCACTCGAGCGCTCTGGCGAGATCCTGACCCCGGGAGCTCTGCAGTTTCTCACCGAACTGCACGATCGCTTCGCGAGCAAGCGCCATGAGCGCCTCGCCGACCGGCAGCGTCGCCGCTACGAGATTGGCAACGGCCGGGATCCGAAGTTCCGCGAGGACACCCGGAGCATTCGTGAGGACGCGAACTGGCACGTTGCAGGAGCAGGACCGGGTCTTGAGGATCGACGCGTGGAGATCACCGGGCCTACCGATCCGAAGATGACCATTAATGCTATGAATTCGGGGGCCCGCGTGTGGCTTGCGGATCAGGAGGACGCGACAAGTCCCACCTGGCAAAACGTCATTGGCGGTCAGCTCTCACTCTTCGATGCGATCCGGGATCAGCTCAGCTTCACGAGCCCGGAGGGCAAGGAATACCGCGTCACCGCCGAGCGCACCCCGACGATCGTGATGCGTCCGCGCGGCTGGCACCTGGTGGAGAAGCATCTTCGGTTCGTCGATGCACGCGGTCAGGCCGGGGCCGCCTCGGGCAGCCTCGTCGATTTCGGCCTCTACGCCTTCCACAACGCTCGCGAGTTGGTCGAGCGCGGACGCGGACCCTACTTCTACATTGCCAAGCTCGAGTCGAGCGAGGAGGCGAAGCTGTGGGACGACATTTTCACCTTCACCGAGCAGACACTCGGACTGGATCACGGCACGATTCGCGCAACGGTGCTCATTGAAACGCTGCCGGCAGCCTTCGAGATGGAGGAGATCCTGTACGTGATGCGGGATCACATCGCGGGCCTCAACGCCGGCCGCTGGGACTACATCTTCTCGATCATCAAGAACTATCGTGGCCGCGGCGCCAGGTTTGTGTTGCCGGATCGCAGCGAGGTCACGATGACGGTGCCGTTCATGCGCGCCTACACCGAGCTTCTCGTGAAGACCTGCCACAAGCGCGGCGCACACGCTATCGGCGGAATGAGCGCCTTCATCCCGAACCGCCGCGATCCCGAGGTGACAGCGCGCGCCGAGGAGAAGGTGCGCGCTGACAAGCACCGCGAAGCGAACGACGGCTTCGACGGCACCTGGGTCGCGCACCCGGATCTGATTCCGGTAGCGCAGGCCGAATTTGATGCGGTACTTGGCGACCGCCCCAACCAGCTTGAGCGCCAACGCGATGACGTCCACGTGACCGCAGCGGACCTCCTGAACGTGCACATCGGTCGCGACATCACCGAAGCAGGCGTGCGCGACAACGTCTCCATCGGGCTGCGCTACATCGAGGCCTGGCTTCGCGGGCTCGGCGCCGTCGCCATCGACAACCTCATGGAGGACGCCGCCACCGCCGAGATCAGCCGCTCACAGATCTGGCAGTGGATCCACCAGGACCAGTCAACCGCGGAAGGCACCCGCATCACTCGCGAGTGGGTGGCCGAGGTGATGCAGGAGACGCTCGTTTCATTCGAACGCTTCGAGGGCGACCGCTATGAAGACGCGGCAGAGCTCTTCGCTGATGTTGCTCTCGGTGACGACTTCCCGACCTTCCTCACCGTGCCAGCTTACAGCCGCTACCTGGTGGATGCGTAG
- a CDS encoding type 1 glutamine amidotransferase produces MSGAKILVVEHEADTGVGRVGEALRAAGAELTIVGPETGCDIPANLEGFAALIVLGGTPGPTDDDTAPWLPRARALVAEALETQTPYLGICLGAQILAVVAGGEVGEAAQPEVGLCNFELTLGADADPLLGGLEQETGQLRALQWHFLEILRLPPATVSLARSERCANQAFRVGPSAWGLQFHLEADATTARVWAKPDEVKPELEALGLRGTDIVSDVAENEDWLVSTWGGVARRWLDVVNG; encoded by the coding sequence GTGAGCGGCGCGAAGATCCTCGTTGTTGAGCACGAGGCAGATACCGGTGTCGGCAGAGTGGGCGAGGCTCTGCGTGCGGCGGGCGCGGAGCTGACCATCGTCGGGCCTGAAACGGGATGCGATATTCCGGCGAACCTTGAGGGGTTCGCGGCGCTCATCGTGCTGGGAGGAACGCCCGGTCCCACTGACGATGACACGGCTCCGTGGTTGCCACGGGCTCGAGCGCTCGTCGCAGAGGCGCTCGAAACGCAGACCCCATATCTCGGGATCTGCCTGGGGGCCCAGATTCTCGCGGTGGTTGCTGGTGGCGAAGTTGGCGAGGCGGCGCAGCCCGAGGTTGGGCTCTGTAACTTTGAGCTCACTTTGGGTGCGGATGCCGACCCGCTGCTGGGCGGTCTCGAACAGGAGACCGGTCAACTCCGGGCGCTGCAGTGGCACTTCTTGGAGATCCTGCGGCTACCGCCAGCAACAGTATCGCTCGCACGCAGTGAGAGATGCGCGAACCAAGCATTTCGGGTCGGGCCCAGCGCCTGGGGGCTGCAGTTTCATCTTGAGGCCGACGCCACGACCGCGCGCGTGTGGGCGAAGCCTGATGAAGTCAAACCTGAACTCGAGGCGCTCGGCCTGCGCGGCACCGATATCGTCTCCGACGTTGCCGAGAACGAGGACTGGCTGGTGTCGACATGGGGCGGCGTCGCGCGTCGCTGGCTCGATGTCGTTAACGGATAG
- a CDS encoding helix-turn-helix transcriptional regulator: protein MSYFARDAELQFTKEALLNGTSVELVGRPGSGRSYFLHAVTEELAQSGKRVVEIGGRITPSNQHHNALANARITDFEMKGRTVPSRRRDDLLDTVRERPSILVIDDARLLDEGSWEAVLAAHSEFATPILASYPLSPAHRTPGVISGTIATSSVRMHLRPLNYSQTSQIILERLDTNAELTVLSEIFAKSGGLPGVTLAILDAARASGALLLESDQWRLVRPLWSDALSGVVERLISGISRGQQNLVEAIGLFGALPLESALEIVDEEELENLELSAIVSIAEAPNSIEVLLDPPIIGDWATNTLSPLRRRTIQALVATASDDTQNLPPRPDAKRSGISGAIAEHGSSVANTFERNIAQTISQARDDYATQGTFASGVRLARLLQETPANATELKALHAKLSSEEPGQPESPIRTQYLISKLTWIAYQPTGMSDAAAFIDKLKSEEGQLSAQLLSAWIKIQICISGVPEDIREQLTQFDRLKGTDGAGAGWAVATTAFVELVLGRPVTALKLLEAGAPAPGDPHPKDLDDFRKVLSLWSTMANGGLTKGLEDAVRLLNDALRSGEPSLVRAFALPAAVCLHACGHYEAGSSFLGTVLSLGAPTVDEDGVYRALINYMAVFCCMSNNFSLAEAMTREAETLRSPITPYPAATSAHARASLEYFTGDQSASIKAAIDSFEDLKSRGLLLSAVDGALVGGVLYGAVQLVQAIIPLLPDMEGDWRLHYIGYLKALHSGNVLDLEASTEHLINVGRLAAAQFAATEIHRIHLANNDPAGTQRAAELQQRIRLLRDETDVASAPLVHGRHYRFKAKLTPRENDILQLARQGLSNQAIADALTVSLRTTETHMTSIFKKLGVKNRIGLLGFDWE, encoded by the coding sequence GTGAGCTACTTCGCCAGGGATGCTGAACTACAATTCACCAAAGAAGCACTTCTCAATGGAACCTCAGTGGAACTCGTTGGTCGCCCAGGTTCAGGCCGTAGTTACTTTCTCCATGCGGTAACAGAAGAGCTTGCGCAGTCCGGCAAGCGGGTCGTTGAGATCGGCGGGCGAATCACGCCGAGCAATCAACACCATAATGCTCTCGCGAACGCACGGATCACTGACTTTGAAATGAAAGGCAGAACAGTCCCTTCGAGAAGGCGTGATGACCTTTTGGATACGGTTCGAGAACGTCCCAGCATTCTCGTCATCGATGATGCCCGACTACTCGACGAGGGATCGTGGGAGGCGGTTCTTGCCGCACATTCAGAGTTCGCCACCCCGATTCTCGCATCCTATCCGCTCAGCCCAGCACACCGGACGCCCGGAGTTATCTCCGGCACGATTGCCACCTCTTCGGTGCGAATGCACTTGCGCCCGCTGAACTACAGCCAGACCTCACAGATCATTTTGGAGCGGCTCGATACCAACGCCGAACTTACAGTGCTGTCAGAGATTTTCGCCAAGTCTGGCGGGCTACCGGGAGTCACTCTGGCAATTCTCGATGCCGCTCGCGCTTCAGGCGCACTGCTCCTCGAGTCGGACCAGTGGCGCCTCGTTCGCCCGCTGTGGAGCGACGCACTGTCCGGAGTTGTTGAGCGTCTCATCAGCGGCATCTCTCGAGGCCAGCAGAATCTGGTGGAGGCGATCGGACTTTTTGGAGCGTTGCCGCTCGAATCGGCTTTAGAGATCGTTGACGAGGAAGAACTCGAGAATCTTGAGCTCTCGGCCATCGTTTCCATCGCGGAAGCACCCAACAGTATTGAGGTGCTCCTAGATCCTCCGATCATTGGCGACTGGGCTACCAATACGCTGTCTCCACTGAGGCGGCGCACGATTCAGGCTTTGGTGGCCACCGCTTCAGATGACACACAGAATCTTCCCCCAAGGCCCGATGCCAAGCGCAGCGGGATATCAGGCGCCATCGCGGAGCACGGCTCTAGCGTGGCGAACACTTTTGAACGCAACATTGCACAAACGATCTCACAGGCACGAGATGACTACGCAACGCAGGGTACCTTTGCTTCCGGCGTGCGCCTCGCCCGGCTCCTCCAGGAGACTCCCGCGAACGCAACGGAACTCAAAGCGCTTCACGCGAAGCTCTCCTCCGAAGAGCCCGGCCAGCCCGAGAGTCCAATTCGAACTCAGTATCTCATTTCGAAGCTCACTTGGATCGCGTACCAACCGACCGGCATGTCAGATGCTGCTGCATTCATCGACAAGCTGAAGTCAGAAGAGGGGCAGCTCTCGGCACAGCTTCTTTCTGCATGGATAAAAATACAGATCTGCATCAGCGGAGTCCCGGAAGATATCAGAGAACAGCTTACGCAGTTTGACCGTCTGAAGGGCACCGACGGTGCGGGCGCCGGCTGGGCTGTGGCAACGACGGCGTTCGTCGAGCTCGTTCTGGGGCGTCCCGTGACAGCGCTCAAACTCTTGGAAGCGGGAGCGCCAGCCCCCGGGGATCCACACCCCAAAGACCTTGACGACTTCCGCAAAGTCCTCTCGCTTTGGTCAACCATGGCGAACGGTGGCCTCACGAAGGGATTGGAAGATGCGGTGCGTCTCTTGAACGACGCACTGCGATCGGGAGAACCCAGCCTTGTGCGCGCCTTCGCATTGCCTGCAGCCGTCTGTCTCCACGCATGTGGGCATTATGAAGCGGGAAGCTCGTTCCTTGGCACGGTTCTGTCTCTCGGCGCACCTACCGTTGACGAAGATGGCGTGTATCGGGCGCTCATTAATTACATGGCGGTGTTTTGCTGCATGAGCAACAACTTCTCTCTTGCTGAGGCGATGACGCGGGAGGCTGAGACGTTGCGTTCACCGATCACCCCATACCCGGCAGCAACCAGTGCGCACGCGCGAGCATCGCTGGAGTACTTTACTGGCGACCAGTCAGCTTCTATCAAGGCCGCCATTGACTCCTTTGAAGACCTGAAGTCCAGAGGGCTCCTCCTGTCTGCCGTAGACGGTGCGCTGGTTGGAGGAGTTTTGTACGGCGCAGTACAACTCGTGCAAGCGATCATCCCGCTCCTTCCCGACATGGAAGGTGATTGGCGACTCCATTACATCGGGTATCTGAAAGCGCTCCATAGCGGAAATGTGCTTGATCTTGAAGCCAGTACCGAGCACCTTATCAATGTCGGCAGGTTGGCTGCGGCGCAATTTGCAGCAACCGAGATCCACCGCATTCATCTCGCCAATAATGACCCCGCGGGCACCCAACGCGCTGCCGAACTTCAGCAGAGGATTCGTCTGCTCAGGGACGAAACGGACGTTGCGTCGGCTCCCTTAGTCCACGGCCGCCACTACCGGTTTAAGGCCAAACTCACGCCTCGTGAGAACGACATCCTCCAACTGGCGAGACAAGGGCTGAGCAATCAGGCCATCGCCGATGCGCTCACCGTTTCGTTGCGCACGACGGAGACTCACATGACGAGCATCTTTAAGAAACTGGGTGTAAAGAACCGGATCGGTTTGCTCGGCTTCGACTGGGAGTAG
- a CDS encoding amino acid ABC transporter ATP-binding protein, with amino-acid sequence MLNIVKQLADDGLTILMATHEMSFAREVADSIAFLHQGRVLEQGPPEQIFGDPQEERTREFLGQIIAAGRL; translated from the coding sequence GTGCTCAATATCGTGAAGCAGCTTGCGGACGATGGACTCACGATTCTCATGGCGACACATGAGATGAGCTTTGCTCGCGAGGTCGCTGATTCCATCGCCTTCCTGCATCAGGGGCGCGTGCTTGAACAGGGGCCGCCAGAGCAGATATTCGGTGATCCACAAGAGGAACGCACTCGGGAATTCCTCGGACAGATCATTGCGGCGGGTCGACTGTGA
- a CDS encoding IS3 family transposase (programmed frameshift): MPKNVFSDEFKRDAVALVESGISQKTVCKDLGVSKSALQSWVRDARFQSHGMTPSADPVERAEMAKAVKRIRELEMETEVLRRAAAYLSQIHITHPKMISPLVQEMAAPGAPVRVPVAVACRVLGFSEQAYYQWLKCPKSAREIEEEHLISVLRELHEDDPELGYRFLADELHDLGYQVSERRVWRLCHVAGISSVITQRKRRYQQAGPPVGDDLVKREFTATGPNQVWLTDITEHWTGEGKLYLCAIKDLWSNKIVGQSMGPRMKARLAVQALTNAVQQRGYPEGVIVHSDRGSQFRSRKFQKALKRYRLRGSMGRVGACGDNAAMESFFSLLQKNVLDRKAWRTRQELRLAIVHWIEAKYHRKRRQRRLGKLTPVEFEVVMMDAVALAA, translated from the exons ATGCCAAAGAATGTGTTTAGTGATGAGTTCAAGCGAGACGCTGTCGCGCTGGTCGAGTCGGGCATCTCGCAGAAGACGGTGTGTAAAGATCTTGGCGTCTCGAAGTCCGCGTTGCAGTCATGGGTGCGCGACGCGAGGTTCCAGTCCCACGGAATGACCCCGTCAGCTGATCCTGTCGAGCGGGCCGAGATGGCGAAGGCCGTGAAACGGATTCGTGAGCTTGAGATGGAAACCGAAGTGCTCCGTCGCGCGGCAGCATACCTGTCACAGATACACATCAC ACACCCCAAAATGATCTCCCCGCTCGTCCAAGAGATGGCTGCGCCAGGTGCCCCTGTCAGGGTGCCGGTCGCGGTGGCGTGCCGGGTGTTGGGTTTCAGTGAACAGGCCTACTACCAGTGGCTGAAATGCCCGAAATCTGCGCGCGAGATTGAGGAAGAACACCTCATTAGCGTGCTGCGTGAACTCCACGAGGACGACCCCGAACTCGGGTACCGGTTCCTCGCTGACGAACTCCATGACCTCGGCTACCAGGTGAGCGAACGCAGGGTGTGGCGATTGTGTCATGTTGCAGGCATCAGTTCAGTCATTACGCAGCGTAAGCGCCGCTACCAGCAGGCTGGCCCGCCCGTGGGTGATGACCTCGTGAAGCGTGAGTTCACCGCTACTGGCCCGAACCAAGTGTGGCTGACCGACATCACGGAGCACTGGACAGGTGAGGGGAAGCTGTACCTGTGCGCGATCAAGGACCTCTGGTCGAACAAGATCGTCGGCCAGTCAATGGGGCCGCGCATGAAGGCCAGGCTCGCGGTTCAGGCGCTTACGAACGCGGTCCAGCAGCGCGGCTACCCTGAAGGCGTGATTGTGCATTCGGATCGCGGAAGTCAATTCAGGTCAAGGAAGTTCCAGAAGGCCCTGAAACGGTACAGGTTGAGAGGGTCGATGGGCAGGGTGGGGGCGTGTGGGGATAACGCTGCGATGGAATCCTTCTTCAGTCTGCTGCAGAAGAACGTGCTCGATCGTAAAGCCTGGCGTACTCGGCAAGAGTTGCGGCTCGCGATTGTGCACTGGATTGAAGCGAAGTACCACCGTAAACGCAGACAGCGCCGGCTTGGGAAGCTGACGCCGGTCGAGTTCGAAGTGGTTATGATGGATGCTGTCGCGTTGGCGGCATAA
- a CDS encoding monovalent cation/H+ antiporter complex subunit F — MNGFSTALIIAAGVGLTATALMALVRIVRGPTILDRMVASDVLLTTLMLAVGADMVVRQHTASIPLMTVIAATATFATIVVARFVKRRAALDAAESSDPGLESGEAATHV, encoded by the coding sequence ATGAACGGCTTCTCTACGGCATTGATTATTGCAGCCGGGGTCGGGTTGACCGCGACCGCCCTGATGGCGCTCGTAAGGATCGTGCGCGGTCCCACGATCCTGGACCGCATGGTTGCCTCGGACGTGTTGCTCACAACGCTCATGCTCGCTGTAGGCGCTGACATGGTGGTGCGTCAGCACACCGCGAGCATTCCTCTCATGACGGTGATTGCGGCGACAGCCACTTTTGCGACGATTGTGGTGGCCAGGTTTGTGAAGCGCCGTGCTGCCCTCGACGCCGCCGAATCCTCGGATCCGGGCTTGGAATCAGGCGAGGCGGCCACCCATGTTTGA
- the mnhG gene encoding monovalent cation/H(+) antiporter subunit G translates to MFEQILDFASATCMLFAALLSVAAGIGLLRFPDALSRLHAATKPQIFGLLLMIAAIALEQRSFATLLGLIPVFVFQSLTAPIAAHMVGRAAYRTGQLDSESLILDELGPAVERASSDPNSDLRQ, encoded by the coding sequence ATGTTTGAGCAGATTCTGGACTTTGCGTCCGCGACGTGCATGTTGTTTGCTGCGCTGCTTTCTGTGGCGGCGGGGATCGGCTTGCTGCGCTTCCCAGATGCCTTGAGTCGGCTGCACGCCGCAACCAAGCCGCAGATTTTCGGCTTGCTGCTCATGATCGCCGCGATCGCGCTCGAGCAGCGGTCCTTCGCGACATTGCTCGGGCTCATCCCCGTGTTCGTGTTCCAGTCGCTCACTGCGCCGATCGCGGCGCACATGGTCGGTCGCGCGGCGTACCGCACCGGCCAGCTCGATTCAGAGTCGTTGATCTTGGACGAGCTCGGCCCCGCTGTCGAACGCGCGAGTTCGGACCCCAACTCGGACCTGCGTCAGTAG
- a CDS encoding Na+/H+ antiporter subunit E, producing MSDQISRTLPTARRIEWGVRLHELPLLIGLVLLWMMLWQTVSLLSAVSGLVVAFIVMRMFYLPPVELAGRFNLWWALRYLGFFLMQLAVASCHVAWLAVRSGPPPKTSIIAVRLNTRSDFILTVVGLTTSLIPGSLVADIDRFESTLYLHVLNTPTQKEITRMRREALHIEKLLIMAVGSREEMRALQ from the coding sequence GTGAGTGATCAAATTTCGCGGACTCTCCCCACAGCGCGCCGTATCGAGTGGGGCGTGCGTTTGCACGAGCTGCCGCTCTTGATCGGCCTGGTGCTGCTGTGGATGATGCTGTGGCAGACTGTTTCGCTGCTGTCGGCCGTGAGCGGGCTGGTCGTCGCCTTCATCGTGATGCGCATGTTCTATCTGCCACCCGTGGAACTCGCCGGCCGCTTCAACCTGTGGTGGGCACTGCGCTATCTCGGCTTCTTCCTGATGCAGCTTGCCGTTGCCTCCTGCCATGTGGCCTGGCTCGCGGTGCGGTCCGGCCCTCCGCCAAAGACCTCGATTATCGCGGTGCGGCTGAACACCCGTTCGGACTTTATTCTCACCGTCGTCGGGCTCACGACCTCGTTGATCCCAGGCTCGCTCGTGGCCGATATTGATCGTTTCGAATCCACGCTCTACCTGCACGTCCTGAATACGCCAACACAAAAGGAGATCACCAGGATGCGCCGTGAGGCGTTGCACATTGAGAAGCTCCTCATCATGGCAGTTGGCTCTCGTGAAGAGATGAGGGCACTGCAATGA